A genomic window from Labrus bergylta chromosome 7, fLabBer1.1, whole genome shotgun sequence includes:
- the dusp8a gene encoding dual specificity protein phosphatase 8 isoform X2 — MSVRQSVLWGMPLDVVIAPAEDCFWPDLQDTDMRLKIRVRRMKEGRELRGGFAAFSSCFPGLCEGKPATALPMSLSQPCLPVANVGPTRILSHLYLGSQKDVLNKDLMAQNGITYVLNASNTCPKPDFISESHFMRIPVNDNYCEKLLPWLDKTNEFIDKAKVSNCRVIVHCLAGISRSATIAIAYIMKTMGLSSDDAYRFVKDRRPSISPNFNFLGQLLEFEKGLQLLQALTSPCDDKFSENNTKQSSEVNGVSAGFEMNGHRSNYDSSVPEPHIPAEPKLPSPTSLQQGFNGLHLSAERIMDTNRLKRSFSLDIKSVYSPNSPRCPIMAPTHSEDVPKLCKLDSPGTGTSNGVCSQSPVLDSPSPADSPFPSPGSGGSIGGLGGSEGSHRSGSSSSRPRRKTKHSSSSSPIHSQLHQPPQSLNLSLDHKSPSLDENLKGSLLLSLPSLPTVGSGAMWTKHRDTVQATTPVTPVTPTTDAPWHFGAEEGGEGRMELGGGGVGGGEQSSVRFGSSSAYVAFGCSEGVRLRDKSQREKPSTAQTQRDHRDSKSSGSVSNNGPASDKQFKRRSCQMEFEDGISETRSREELGKIGKQSSFSGSMEIIEVS; from the exons GAGGTTTTGCTGCTTTCTCCTCCTGTTTCCCCGGCCTGTGTGAGGGGAAACCCGCCACTGCTCTGCCCATGAGCTTGTCCCAGCCCTGCTTGCCAGTAGCTAATGTTGGACCTACTCGCATCCTGTCACACCTCTACCTTGGCTCACAGAAGGACGTACTCAACAAG GATCTGATGGCTCAGAATGGTATCACATACGTTCTGAATGCTAGCAACACCTGCCCGAAGCCAGACTTCATCAGCGAGAGCCACTTTATGCGAATCCCAGTTAACGACAACTACTGCGAGAAACTGCTTCCCTGGTTGGACAAAACTAATGAATTCATTG ACAAAGCCAAGGTGTCAAACTGCAGAGTCATTGTGCACTGCCTGGCTGGAATCTCGCGTTCAGCAACCATCGCCATCGCGTACATCATGAAGACAATGGGCTTGTCATCCGATGATGCCTACAG GTTTGTAAAGGATCGTCGACCCTCCATATCCCCCAACTTTAACTTCCTGGGTCAGCTTCTGGAGTTTGAAAAGGGTCTGCAATTACTGCAAGCTTTAACTTCCCCCTGTGACGACAAGTTCTCTGAAAACAACACCAAGCAAAGCTCCGAGGTTAACGGAGTCAGCGCAGGATTTGAGATGAACGGCCACCGCAGCAACTATGACTCATCTGTTCCAGAGCCACACATCCCCGCAGAACCCAAGCTGCCATCACCCACCTCTCTCCAGCAAGGCTTCAACGGCCTCCACCTCTCCGCAGAGAGGATCATGGACACTAACAGGCTTAAACGCTCCTTCTCTTTGGACATTAAGTCTGTATACTCCCCAAACAGTCCCCGCTGCCCCATCATGGCTCCTACGCACTCTGAAGACGTCCCCAAGCTGTGCAAGCTCGACAGCCCTGGAACAGGCACCTCCAATGGTGTGTGCTCCCAGTCTCCCGTCCTAGACAGCCCCAGCCCCGCAGATTCTCCATTCCCCTCACCGGGCAGTGGGGGCAGCATTGGAGGTCTCGGAGGAAGTGAAGGAAGCCATCGCTCTGGTTCTTCCTCATCCAGGCCCAGGAGGAAAACCAAACACTCTTCAAGTAGTTCCCCAATCCACTCCCAACTGCACCAACCTCCACAGTCCCTCAACCTGTCGCTGGACCACAAGAGCCCCAGTCTGGACGAGAACCTGAAGGGCTCCCTTCTCCTCTCACTCCCCTCCCTGCCCACCGTGGGGTCCGGGGCCATGTGgaccaaacacagagacactgtcCAGGCCACCACTCCTGTCACTCCTGTCACCCCCACCACAGACGCCCCCTGGCACTTTGGGGCAGAGGAGGGCGGTGAGGGACGCATGGAgttgggaggaggaggggttggAGGAGGGGAGCAGTCGTCTGTGAGGTTCGGGAGCAGCTCGGCGTATGTGGCATTTGGGTGCAGCGAAGGTGTGCGGTTACGAGACAAGTCCCAGAGGGAGAAGCCCTCGACAgcgcagacacagagagaccaCCGGGACTCCAAGTCATCTGGCAGTGTGAGCAACAATGGGCCGGCGTCAGACAAGCAGTTCAAGAGGCGCAGCTGTCAGATGGAGTTCGAGGACGGTATCTCCGAGACGCGGTCCAGAGAAGAATTGGGAAAAATTGGGAAACAGTCGAGCTTCTCTGGTAGCATGGAGATCATCGAGGTATCCTGA